The segment GCCCTGCGCCGGCTCTGGCGCCTGAACCCGGTCTTCGCCAACCTCGACGGCCTTGCCGAGTACGACGAGGACTACCACACCGTCCTCGACCTGCCCGGGGGCGTGAAGACCCTGTTCAAGGCCGGCAAGGGCATGGTGCAGCCCGAGACGGAAGAGCCGCCGGCCACGCCCGAGGAGGTCGCCGCCGCCGAGCCGCTGCCGGAGACCGGGGCGCCCGGGACGGAAGCGGAAGGCCCTGCAAGCCTGCCCGAAGAGCCTGCAACGCCGCCGCCCGAGGCTCCGGAGCCCGAGCACAAGACGCCGGGCGCCGCCGACGCGGCAGTTTCGCCGGCCGAGCCGGCAC is part of the Kiloniellales bacterium genome and harbors:
- a CDS encoding DUF3306 domain-containing protein, which encodes MAGADEEPGNGGAFLARWARRKGEQRQTTPSADPEPAEAGGPGEVESAGEAEPPLRVEDLPDIDSLDEGSDFTVFLKEGVPESLRRRALRRLWRLNPVFANLDGLAEYDEDYHTVLDLPGGVKTLFKAGKGMVQPETEEPPATPEEVAAAEPLPETGAPGTEAEGPASLPEEPATPPPEAPEPEHKTPGAADAAVSPAEPAPVARGSAVKRRWGAFEA